From the genome of Chloracidobacterium sp.:
CGTGGCGTGGGCGCCGGAAATCGAGTTTGCGTTCGCACCCGGACACACCGTGGAGATCGAGATTCCCTTTGAAGGCGGCCACGCAGAGGCTTTCAAATTCGGTCTTCAAGGCACGCTTGGGACGTTTCGCCGCCGACGCTCCATCCACGGATGGCAAGCGTTGGTGGAACGCGCCCGTAGGGGGAAAGACCTACAACTTGACGCACTGCATCTGGCCGGGCACCGGCTCGGTCAACACTGGTCGGTGCTGACGATGCAGGGGATGCGCTGGCACCGTACCGCCGCCGAACCGCGCAGCGCCGTCAAAGGCGTGTTCAATCCGACGGTTTTCCGTGAGGTTTCGGAACGTCTTGTGCTGGGACTGGAAACCAACCTTGCCGTCGGGGCTAAACGCCGGGCTGACTGGGTGGTGCTGCCGCAAGCTCAGGTTGAATGGCGACGCTATTCGTTCCTGATGGGCTTCGGCGCGCAGCGCGCCCCGGACGGCCGGGTGCGGCCGACGCCGGCTTTTCGGCTGGTGCGCACCATCGGCGGCGGGCATTGATGTGCGGCGCATTCACGCCGGCGACCAAGTCTGCAACGCCTGCTTTAGAGCGGCCGGTGAAACGGCGCGCTGCGCGAGAATGGCGGTCGCCGGCGACGCCGCAACGCCGGTGAAGGACTCCGGCGCAATAACCACAATCGGCAGCGCGCGCCAGTCGGGATTGCGGCGCACCCGCCGGTAAGTGTCGCCGATATGGGTCGGCGTGCCGGCCAAAATGATGGCGTAGGGTGGGTCAAGCATCAGCGCCGCCAGCGTCGCGTCACCGTCCGACGCCGCACTGGTTTGGTAGCCGGCCTCCTGACAGCAAGTGGTCAGCGTGGAACACAAGCGTTCATCATCGCAGGCCACGACCACCGCCGGGGTATGGCTGAGCGCCGCCGGTGCGGGTGCGCCAAAAAGCACGTCTTCCAGCTTCCGATGCGCCCCGGAGATGGCGTTCAGTTTTGTGAAGTCGTCAAGGCGCGACTGGAGGACGGCGACCGTCTCCCGGTATGTGCTCTGAAGCAGGGCTAAGCGTTGGCGGAGTGTCGCATTTTCGGCTTCGCGTTGCGCCAGCGACGCCCGCAACCGCGCGACTTGTTCCTCTGGAGAGCTTGGCATTGCCGGGGGAGAGGCCTCTTGTTCCGTGGACGGCGACGCCCGCCGACTTTCAGCTAGCCGGGCCTCTAGGTGGTCAATCGTCTTACGCCAATCGGCCCGTTCCGCCAGCAAAGCCTCCATGCGCTGCATCAAGGCAGCGCGGGCGACCTCGCTTGTCGCCAGCGAGCGTTCCAGCGCGTCAATGTGGGATTCAAGCAAACTTACGGCCTGCGCCTGCCGGTCGGCTTCCGTTTGGGCGGCTTTGAGCGCCATCTCCATGGCTTCGGAGTCTTTGATGAGGCGCGCCTGTTCCTCATGTGAGGCGATGACTTCCGAAAGCAACGTCGCAGTGCGTTCTTCAAGTTCTGTTGCAGTACGTTCTGCAGCTTGGCTGCGGGCGATGGCATCAGCCAGCATTTGCTGGGTGGCTTCAAGGTCTTGACGCAAGGCTTCAGCGTGATGTTGGGCGTCAAGCCGGGACTGCTGCGCAGCTGCCGCCTCTTCCCTCAACGCTGCCAATTGCGCCGCCAGTTGCTCTGCCTCAGCCGCTTGTGCAGCCTGCGCCCGTTCCGCTTCCGCAAGCAACGTTTCCAACTGGGCGATGCGTTCCAGCATTTGGCGTTGCGACGCTTCAGTCTGCTGCTCTAGCTCGGTGAGCGCCTGTTCAGCCGCGTAGCGCGCTTGCCTAGCAGTTTCCAACTCACCCTCAAGTTCGTGGACACGCACCAGTGTTTCGGCATGCTGGTGCGCGGAACGGTCGGCTCGTTGACGGGTTTGGCGTAGGTCCGTTTCTAGCAGCTCCACCCGTGCTCTGAAGAGATCGCGCTCCCGCAGCGCTGTCGCCTGCTCCTGACTCAGCGCTTCACAGCGCGCCAATGCTTCCTGCGTCGCTTGACGCGCTTGTTCGGCGGCGCTTTCCAAGTGTCGGTAAAGCTCCGTCAAGCGCGCATACTCCGATTCAAGCGCCGCTAACTTTTCCTGAAGTTGCGCCGCCTGCGCCTCAGCCGTCTGACGCGCGGCGGCGGCTTCCTGCAAAGCAGCATGTAAGCCCTGCGCTTGCACCTCCAGTTCGGCGATTCGCTCGACAGCGGACTGCTGCGCCTGCGCCAGTTGCTCGTAGTCCTGCACAAGCCGGGTGTAGCGGTCGTTTTGCGTCGCTTCAGCCGCCGACAACGCCTGTTCACGCGCCTCAAACTGCTCGGAAAGCAGTTGCCATTTGAGGAACGCGGCAGACAGCTTGGCTAGGCGGAGTAGCGGTGCGGCCGTCTGAGGCGGCGCGGCGACGACCACCGCCACGGCGCGCACCTGTTGCCGCAACATCGGGACGACTAACCCGCCCTCTGATGGATTGACAAGCATCTTCGCCGCCGCCGCGCCCAGCGGCTCAACCTGCCCTTGCTCCAGAGCGCGAAACAGCTCCGGCGCATCGGCGGGGGAAAATGACCGGGTGGACAGATCGGGGGCAAAAGCGTCTGCGCCTTGGACGGCGCGGACGGCAAGGGTGTCACCGTCTAACACTAGCAGCGCCGCGCCGACAGCTCCGCTGAGCCGACAGAGTTGAGACAGCGTTTCCGGAGCAAAATCTTCTAAACGCCGTACACCGGCCAAGTCATCAAGCGCCGACAGCACGGTTTCCGCCGCCGCGGCCGCCGAAATCTCCTCCGAGGCCGCCTCAGAAGCCACCGGGGCGACGGTAATGAAGCCAGCAGGATCGCCGTCCTCATCGCGGAGGGCGGTCAATGTGGCGCGTTCGACAAAGATGTGACCGTCCTGATGTCGGCGGCGAAGTTCACCAGTGTAAGCGCCCTGTTCCAAGGCCTGCTGGTAGATTTTTGCAGTCTGTCCACTCTGCCAATCTTCTAGCGGGTGCAGCTTATCGGCCGTCGCCCGCCCGACAACCTCTTCAGGAGCATAGCCATAGGCGCGGCGTGCGCCTTCGTTGAAGGCTAAGATGTTGCCGTCTAGGTCCTCGATGACTATGGCGCGGTCCGTGGAATGCGTCAGGACGGCTGTCAGCAGGCGCGCTCGTTGGTCTAACTCCCGCGACTTGTCGCGAACGGCGGCGTCGGTGCGTTGGACGCGATTGGCCAGTTCGGCGACGCGAATTGCTGCTGAGGCGGCGGCGGCATAGACGGCGCACAGTTCAAAATCCGCCGGTGTGAACATCCGTGCGCCAAAGACGGCCAGCAGCCCCAAGACACGGTTTTCAACCCGCAATGGATGGGCGATGAAGGAAACTACGCCTTGCGCGTTGGCAGCGTGTGGGTCAAGCAGCATGGCCGCTGTCGAGGGCGGTGGCGCCCAAGTCACAATGCCGCCGCGCGCCAGTTGTTCACCAGAAAGCACGGTCAGCGGCGCCCGGCGGTAAGCAGCGTCCACCGGGGCGCCAAAGTTTGCCTTGAGATGCAGACAGCGCCGCTTGTCGGGACAATCAGCGGCCCAACGACACGTTTGGCATAAGTCGCCGCGCCGGATAAGCCATAGCCGGGCGCACACCGCCGCAAGGCTTTCCACCACCCGCTGCCCCACCGCCGCAAGCAGCCGGTCAAGGTCCTGTGGATGTTGGAGTTGGTGGGCGATCGGTTCGAGAATCTCGCGCATGACAACGAATGTGGCGGATTTTTCAGCGACGCTCGTCCTGTTTTTCAGACCAGCTTTTCAGGCCGGCGACGGCTCACTACGCGCCAGCCGCTCAAAGTAGGGGCGTAATCGCGCATACGTGGTCGGTAGTTCTTCCGGAAGCACCCGTGTTTCCCCAATTGTGGTCATGAAGTTGACGTCGCCAAACCAGCGCGGCATGACGTGCATGTGGAGGTGATCCGCAATGCCGGCGCCGGCCGCCTGTCCAAGGTTCATCCCGATGTTGCACCCCATGGCACGGTACTCTTGTGTGAAGATTTCCGTCAGCCGCCGGGTCAGGTCAAACATCTCGTAGCCCACCTCAGGGGCGAGCCCTGTCAGTTTCCCGACGTGGGCGTAGGGGACAATCATCGTATGACCATTGATGTAGGGGTGGATGTTGAGGATGACGAAGTTATACCGCCCGCGGTAAAGAACAAAGTTTTCTTCGTCGCGCGTTTCCGTAGAGATGCGACAAAATGGACAGGCGGTGGATGATTCACCATCTTGACGCTCCAGCCCGGCGATGTAACGGTAACGCCACGGACTCCACAGCACGTCCATAGGACGCCTCCCCTGGAAGTTTCCCCACCGCTTCAGACCGCCGTTGGAAGCCAAGTGCCGTCCACCGTCAGGCCTCCGAAGGAAGTGGTGCCTGATTGATCAACTCACGCAGCTCTTTACCCGGCTTGAAGTAAGGGACGGCTTTGGCAGGGATGTCAACCGCGTCTCCAGTTTTGGGATTGCGCCCGCGCCGTGAGTTCCGTTGTCGAATGCGAAACGAGCCAAAGCCGCGCAGTTCGATTTTTTCACCGCGATTCAGGGACTCAATAATCGCCGCGAAAACTTCGTCAACAACAACTTCGGCGTCCTTCTTCGTCAAGTCGGCGGCGCGCGCCACCTCTTCCACCAGTTCGGCCTTCGTCATAGTCAGCCTCGCCCAGCCCTGAACGGGGGTTTGTGTTGTTGGTGAACGTTCCAGAAGCTTTGCGGTACTTTGTGATGATGAGACGCTACCAGAGTCAGCCCAACTTCGGCAAGTCTTCCAAAACGTTTACTTTACGGAAAAAACGCACCTACCCGCCGTCTTGTTTCTGAATCGGCTTCGCCCTAGCGCGCCCCCCCCACATAGATGCGCTAAAGACGTACCCACGACAGCGGCGGGGCACCTGGGTTGGTATGTTTTGTGCCCGCCCAGGTCGTGACGCGACATCCTTGAGCCTGAAGGCACTCTGCCTCACGCCGCCAGCCAGCAGGCGACTTGATGACCGTCGCCAAGGTCGCGGAGTGGCGGGACCGCATGACGGCATTCCTCAACTGCGATTGGACAACGCGGATGAAATCGACAGCCCGACGGCGGCGACAGCGGGCTGGGGATGTCACCAGCCAAAGGGGCGCGCACCTTCCTTCGAGTTGGATCAGGAATAGGAATGCTTTCCAGCAACGCCTGCGTGTATGGGTGACGCGGCTGGGCAAACAGGCGGCGGGACGGGGCGATTTCAACAAGCTTCCCCAAGTACATCACACCAACCTGCGTACAAAAATGCTCTACAACAGCCAGCCCGTGTGAAATGAATAAGTAGGTCAGTCCAAACTGCTCCCGTAAATCGGCCAGCAAGTTGATGACCTGCGCCTGTACCGAAACGTCAAGGGCCGAAACCGGCTCGTCCGCCACGATGAATTTCGGCTCCAGCGCCAGCGCGCGCGCAATGCCGATGCGCTGGCGTTGTCCGCCGGAAAACTCGTGCGGATACCGGTTTGCATAGTCGGGATCAAGTCCGACAAGGCGAAGTAATTCAGCGACCCGTTCACGCCGTGATTGCGGGTTGCCGACGCCATGAATGATTAGCGGTTCAGCAATGGCGTCGCCAACACGCATGCGCGGGTTGAGCGATGCATATGGGTCCTGAAAGATGATTTGCATGTCGCGGCGCATGCGACGAAGTTCCAAGGTTGTGAGTCGCAGCAGGTCGTGTCCTTGAAAGACAACGCTTCCACTGGACGGCTCGATAAGCCGCAAGACGGCGCGCCCGACGGTCGTTTTGCCGCAGCCGGATTCACCGACGAGTCCGAAGGTTTCGCCGGGTTGCAGCACGAAGCTGACGTCGTCAACGGCTTTGACCAAGCCGCCGGAGACCGGAAAGTGCTTGGCAAGCCGCTCCACCTGAAGCAATGGCCGGTTGGCGGGCGTCACGGGTGATTACTGAGGAAAAACCAACTTGTACTTGAAACACTACGGCGAGGCCAGCAGTGAGACCTTCGCCGAACTCAGCACCTGCGTCAAGAGCGCATAACTGCGAGCGTAAATGCCGGGATGTTCACTTTCGCGCGGGCCGGCGATATTGAGGCGAAGCGGCCGGACACGATGAATCCACTCAAAGGCCAACCGTGGGGCGTCCCGTAGTTGGAGCGTGATCAGCGCGCAGGGCCGGCGCAGCCGGAGCGCACACTGCAGCGTGAAATATGTCCCGCCGCAGAGTTCATCCTCAACAATGATCAGCGTGGCATGGCTGTCGCGGACGTTCCATTCAGTACGCTGCTCAGGATCGGCTTCCGGGGTTTCGATCAGTGGATACTCCAGCGGCAACGGGCCGTCCTCGGCCCAGCGTCCCTTGGGACACCAGCCCGTACAAGCCAACCCGACTTGGCGGGCTGCATCGAGCGCTGCACGGTCAACGCCGGTTTGTCCGCCCGAAACAATCACCAAAGGTGACACCAGAGAGGACGACACGGGGAACAATGGAGAAGCGGTTGTCATCTTGTGGAGGACATCAAGTCGTGAGTCGGCGATAAATGCCCGGCAGTTTCTCCGGCAGGCTGAGAACGTCGTCAATGACCGTATAACCAACGTCGCCGTAAAGCTCTTTGAGTTCACGGTCGGCGTCGCGCTCGATGGTAATGCAAAACGGGGTAATGCCCAACTGACGCGCGTCACGGAGCGCCTGCTTGCTGTCCTCACGCGCATAGCGGGCGTCGCCGTAGTCGTGGTCATAGGGGCGACCGTCGGACAGCAAAATCAAAAGTTTGGTGCGGGCTTCACACGCGCCGAGTTTCCAAGCGGCATGACGCACCGCCGCGCCCAGCCGCGTGTTGTTTTGGTAGTTGATGCCGCCGATGCGCGCCTCAATATCGGCGTCGTAGCGTTCGTCAAAGTCCTTCACCACGTAGAACCGGACATTGCGCCGGCCTTCACTCGTAAAACCGTAAATCGCATAGCTGTCGCCGACCGCCTCAAGGGCCTCGTTCATAATGACCAGCCCCTCTTTTTCGATGTCAATAATGCGCCGACCCGGACGGCTGTAGGGCATCTGGGGATGGCGCGTCATGGTGCGCGCCGTCGAACTCGACATATCGAGGAGAAACGCGACGGCGACGTTTCGACTACGCCGCAGGTGCTTGATGTACAATCTGTCGTCGCCAGACAGCCCTGCGCGCCGGTCAATGCGCCGGTCAATGACGGCGTCAAGATCAAACGCCTCACCGTCCACCTCGCCGGTAATGCGGCGTAGGGCCTCCGGTTTCATCAGTTGGAACTGATGGCGGATGGAAGCGATAAGCCCTTGGTGACGAGCGCGCGTCATCTCCACAAACGTACGAGTGCCGGCTGTCGGCCGCCGTTCGACGACGCGACACCAAGCAACGCGATAGTCGCCTAGTTCACGGTCCCACTCGTCGTAATAAAACGCGCGGTCGGTCGCTTCGAGCTGTTGTTCATGGGCCGCCGCGCCTTCGCGCAGCCATTGCGCCGCCGCGTTCTCTAAAGAGAGAGTGGCGTGTTCCTGTGCCCAACTTTCAAAGCTGTGTCCCGGCTGCGGCGGCGCCGCCGAAGTCGTCGCCGAGCGCGGTTCAGCTTCAGCGGCTTCAGAGGCGTCAGCTTCGGCGGGCGCGTCGTCCGGTTGGCGGCCGACTTGGGTCAGCATCGCTTCCGCCGTATCCGCGCGCTGAAACTGCTCGATAAGTTCGTAAACGCGCCGGGTCGCCAACAGCGTATCGGTTATCTCGGCAGTCGGCGTGTCAAGGTAGGTTGTGGTAATGTACTCCAGAGGCGTCACCACCTCCGACAGCCGCCGGCGCGTTTCATCGTCTACACCGCCGCAGAGCGCAATCCGAAACAGAATCTCCGTCCACTGCTGCGCCGGCGGCAGTTGCAGAATGTCCGGGCGTGTGGCGCGCAAGCGTGCGGCGATGAAATCCAAATCACGGCGGATGCCACGGTAAGCGCGGCGTAAGCGGCGGTCGATCCGCGCGTTTTCAAGAATGGTAAACAACCGCATCGCCGTTTCCGGGTCGGGGAACTGCCGGAGCACCGTGCGGTAGGTGACCGGTCCGGCCAGCGCCGGGCGCGCGCCAACAGCGTCGAAGGCTCGCTGGAAATCGCGGTGGAGCGCTAAGAGCGCCGGGGTGTCGGCGTGATGTGTGCCGTACTCAATCTGTCCCGCGCCATGAGCAGCAAGCACTTTATAAAGCCGGAAGTTGGATTCCTCGTCCTCAAAATCATTTACGCGGCTCGGCAGATGAATCACTCGACCGTCGCCAATCGGCATCTGTTCCGGCGTACCGGAAAGCGGGGCAATGGTGACGGAATGGCCGGTCAAGCCCTCAACATACAGGCGCAGGACGGCGGCAACGGTTTCCAGTGCGACGCCGCCTGGCTGTGGCCCGCCGTCTAGCGTCTCGCGGCTCGTGCGTGACTGCAAACCGTAGTATGCCTGTATGGCGCGACTATCCCGGCGGCAGTGGGTAAGACCGGCCAGCGCCCAGCTACGAAAGCGCTCAATGCTGGTTTGGCGAAGCGCCAGTGGGGCGGACTTGAAACATTCCAGCGCTGCGAGCCGGTCAAGTCGGTCAAGCTCTCGCACGGTTTCACACAGCAGCGTAAACGCCGCTGGGAGACTTTGCCCGGAAGTCGTTTCCGCCAGCGCACCGACGACTTCCGGCGTCAGTTTCAAGAACTGATAACTGTTGGTGTTGCCCTGCGCGCACATCGTAAGCGCCAGCGGTCGCCAGGCGTCATAGCCATGGCGGTCGGTTTGCTGGACGACCGCCGTCGCCGCACGCAGATAGTGCAGCGCTAAGCTTCCGCCGCGCTCCAAAAACGCCTGCGTGTGTTCAAGCAGTATCCCGAGATGCGCATGCGTGCGGTCAGTGAGGAAGTCTGGGATGGCAAGGAAAAACTCGGCGGCCGTTCCACCAGCCCGGTAGGTAAAGGCGGCGGCCAGTTCAATCAAGCGATTGAGCAGGGCGTGGTCAGGGGTGTCAAACGCTCGAATGTGAGCAACGACAGCGGGCGACCGGCGTAGCATGTCCTGACTGTGCCGTACCGAGTGGCGGGCGACTTCGCTCACAATCACCAGTAGTCGGTGGAGCGCCGGCGTCCCTTCCATTTGCGCCACGACCGATGGGAACAACTTGAAGGTCTCAACCGCTGCGCGGGTGGAGAGCGTTCCTTGCCGCGTCGTCAGCAAAATCGCGCTCAATCGGTACGCCGCCGGCAGAGCCTCCAGCACTTGTGGACTAGCCTGGAAAAAGTTGTACGCCGCTTCGACGTTGGTCGCCGCCAAACGCTTGCCGCACTCACCCCATGCCTGAAGTTCCCGCGAGGTCAGTTGCGCCGCCACCTCCGGCGTCACCCGAAAAAACTCTAGCGCCGTACGGGGCGATAGCCCGGCCAAGCCGGCGCCGATGCCGGTGAGAAACAGGAGGCGTTCCGTAGGAATGCCGGCCAATCGCGGTGCGATTTGTTCCGCTTCAGCGGCGTCATGGCCCTTGAACAACTGTCGGAGCTTGGCTCTGAGCTGAGACTCGGCCATAACCCACCTCGCCCTCACAGGGCGTTCGTCGCCGGAGATGAAGGCGCAGGCGGCGTCTCGTCTGGGTGCGCCGCCGCCAAGACCGCCGCGACTGCTTGAAACCGCTTCTCAAAGGCAAGCCGGTTGCGGTTGGTGTTGCCGGCCAAACTGATGCGCGTCGTTCCATCAGGCAGCGGCTCAATGAGAATCCACAGCCGTTGGTGCGCAAAGAAAAAAACCAGCCACAGCGCTACGATCAACAGCGCCGAACCAACGTAAACGGTCGTTACGCCGGGGTCGTACTGAACCTGCAAAACATGCCCGCTCGACACCTTCTCAAAGTCGGTCATAACCACGCGCAGGTCTCCGACTTCGGTTTTGGCCCTAAGAAACGGCGCGTCGCCAAGCGTCTCCAAAACTTCAGGGGAAAAAGCGTAGAGCTGACGCGGGTTGTCACCCAAAACATCCAGCACGGCCATCGGCCGCCGGTACTCACCGCTCGCGCTCCCAATGCGTCCGCCCTGAAAGGTCACGTCCGGGATGAAATCCGCCAACCGAACGCGGCCAAGACCAGGAATGTCGGTCGGCTCCCGGCGCACGACGTATGTCGCACCGGTGTCGCTTCCGGCAGGACGCAGCGCAATCGTGACTGTCCGCGCACTGCCAAAGTTATCAAAGCTGGCTTGAAAGAAACGATAACCCCGGTAGTCAAATGGATGGTTGAGGTGAATGTGCGCGGGAATTTCAACTTGCCGCTCCGTGTCCTTGATGAGAACCCGCGTATGCCAATCAAGGGTGTTAGACGCACTGAGGTCTGGCTTGCGCGGGTCAAGCAGGTTTTGTTCGATGTCCGTACACACCAGTGTAAACGGCATCGCAAATTCCTGAACCGGTTCGTTCGGCGCACCAAAGGTCACAAACGTATTCACCGCCTGCCCCGGAACCATCCGCGTCGTCCCTTTGTGACCGAACAGACCGCCAACTAGTGCGCCAGCGAAGATCGTCAGCAGCGCAAGATGAACGCCATAAGCCGTCAGCCGGTTCCACGCATGGCACTCCGTCAGGACCGTCAAGCTGCCGTCGCGTGGATTGACGGTTTCGATGACGCGGTACACCGCGCCAATCGGAAGCAAGCGGTAAAGCCACGGCCGAAGCTGCGCCGCCGCCGTCGCCTTGAGCGCCGCCGCCGTCTCCGCCTTAGCGACGACGACCTGTTGAAACGGCTGGCGGCCGACAAACGCCTGATTGATTTTGACGACCGGCTTGCGGACATAACGCCACGCCGCCGGGAAGTAGTCAAGCGAGGCCAAAATGATGTTGAGACTGACGGTGAGTAGCAACAGGTTGAACCAGCGCGTGTGGTAGATGTCAAACAGCCCCAAAAACTCGTACAACTCGCGCTCCGCCGGCAGCAGACTGGCGTAGTACTCCGTAAAGCCGCTCGTCCCCTTTTGAATAATGACCGTCCCCAGCGCTGAAGCGACAATCAGGACGGCGAGAAGAAAAACCCCAACCTTGACGGAGCTGAGAAAGCGCAGCACAGCATTCAACGCCCGTTCCGCTGGCGACCGACGTGAGCCAGACGGGAACGGCCGCGGTGGCGGCTGTGATGGCGACGGCACCGCGGCAGGTGCCGCTTCAGTAGTGGCGTTGGGTGTTTCAAGGGAAACGGCCATAAGGCTTACGAGATAGAAAAGTGTCGTCGCCGGTGGGGTCAGGCGGCGATATACGGCGCAGTAGGCGAATTATTGGCGTTGCGCCTAAGCGAGGTCAAGGCAAGGCTACGCTCATAAACAGACCGCCTTGTCTACCGCTTTGGAAGACGCTGCGGCAGGCCTAAGTCAGGCTAGGCAGGCGTTGGTCGGCTTGGTATGATGCCGACCAATCAGCAGCGAATCCCAAAAATCACTGTTTTGCGCGCCGGCCCGTCCCCAAGATCGGGGCGGCGACTTTGTTGACGGCCATGAAAAAAGCATTCCGTGTGAGCAGACGGCGCAGGTCCTCCACGACCGAACGCGGCGAGGGACAGGCCCAACTGATTGGCGTTCTAGCGGTCGTCGCCATCATCGGCTTCATCCTGTTCAAGACCTTGCCCGTTTACTGGCGCGAACAAAACGTCAAAAATGAACTTGCCGAAATGGCGCGCAAGTATGCCATCGGGGCCAGAGGTTATACGAACGAAAAAGAACTTGAAACCCAGTGGAAGAAAATCAGTGATGAGTTTCAAGTTCCTGAAGACGCGAAATTTACATCGAAGCGACAGGGCGGCAAGGTGATTCTCAACGTTCAATATACGGAGCCGATTAACTTTCTGGTGTACACCTACAATTGGGAAGTCAACGCCGAGGCGTCGGACGCGACGGGGCGGTACTGAGTGAGCGTCACCGCCGTATGCTGTTTGACTATGTTAACGACCGGCTTTTTTTTGGTCTCAACCGGCGCGTTTGTCTGGCGGAAGTCGTCGAATCGCTGGAAGAGCCGTGCTACCTCTACGACCTGCGCCACTTTACGCAGCGTTACCACGAGTTTAGGGCGGCGTTTGCCGACCTGCGACATACAATTCACTATGCAGTAAAGGCGAACGCCCATCCGGTTTTCCTACGGCGGGTCGTCGAACTGGGCGGCGGCGCGGATGTCGTGTCGGGCGGCGAGTTGCGGCGGGCGCTCGATTGCGGCGTCCCGCCGGAGCGCATCATCTTTTCGGGCGTCGGCAAGTCGCAGGCGGAACTGCGGCTGGCGCTGGCGTCCGGCATCAAACAAATCAATGTGGAGTCCGTCGGCGAGATGCGCCGCATCATCGCCTTAGCGGAGGCGCTTGACCGACCGGCCCGGGTGGCGTTCCGGTTTAATCCATCCGTGAACGCCGAAACCCATCCCTACATTGCAACCGGCTTTCGGAATCACAAATTCGGCATTGACGCCGAAGCTGTGATGGCGTGCTTGGCGCTGGCCGAGCAGGCCGCCGGCCGAGTGCAAGTCGTCGGCGTGTCTTTGCACATCGGCTCCCAGATCGTTGACGTCGAGAACTTCGCCGAAGCCTTGCGAAACACGCGCCCGTTGGTGACCGCGCTGCGTGAGCGCGGCTTTCCGCTCGCCACGTTCGACGTCGGCGGAGGCTTCGGCATTCACTACGACACCGGGGATGAAACCCGCGAGCTGTCGAACTTTGCGCGCTATGCTGAGGTAGTGCGGCGCAACGTGCAGGACTTAGCGGACGAAATTCTCTTTGAGCCGGGCCGCTTTCTGGTGGCGCGGTGCGGCATCCTGCTGGCCCGCGTGGAGTATGTCAAGATGACGCCCTACAAAACCTTTGTCATTGTCAACACCGGCATGCACCATTTGATTCGGCCGGCGCTCTACCAAGCGCGCCATCGGATTTTGCCGGTGGTGCGTCGTCCGACGCCCGTGCGCACGGTGGATGTGGTCGGGCCGCTGTGCGAGTCGTCCGATTTTTTGGCGCAGGGCATCGAACTGCCGGAAGTGTGGGAAGGCGACTGGCTGGCGATCGCCGACGCCGGCGCTTACGCGCGGAGTATGGCGAGCGAATACAACCTGCATCCCTTCCCTGACGAACGTTTCATCGTAGAATAACCATCCGGCGGGCGTCGTCCTTTGGGCGCGCAGGCGTCCACGCCCGCATCACGCCGTATGTTGGCGGGCGGAAAAAACCGTGTTCCAAGCAGGCGGCGGATTTATGTGAGGAAGCCGGGCATGGTTTGTGCGCAAGGGCTGCGCTGGTTGGTCGGGGTGCTGGTGGTTGTCGCCGCATTGGGAGCAGGATGGGCGTCGTCTTCGGCGCAGAGCGGTCGGAAGCGTGAGACGCCGCCCCGTCGGTATGAACCGCCCAAGCCGAAGTCCGAGCCGCCAGCCGAGCCGTCCACGACGCCGCCCGCCGAACCGGCGCGGCCGCGCGTCGTTACACCGCCGGAGGAAACCGGCGTCCCCGCTTCCCAGGCGGAAGACACGCTCAACATTCAAACCCAGCTTGTTTCAGTGCCTTTCGCCGTTGTGGACAAGCGCAACCGCTACATCAACAACCTGACGGCGCAGGACATTCAAGTGCTGGAAAACGGCAAGCCGCAGGAAATCTTTTCATTTACCCGCGAAAGCGACCTGCCGCTGACCTTCGCCTTGGTGTTCGACATCAGCGGTAGTCAGCAGTACAGCATCGCCGAGCAACGGGCGGCCGCCAAAGCGTTTCTCCGTCAGGTGCTGCGACCGGAAAAAGACCTAGCCGGCGTTGTGAC
Proteins encoded in this window:
- a CDS encoding PAS domain S-box protein codes for the protein MREILEPIAHQLQHPQDLDRLLAAVGQRVVESLAAVCARLWLIRRGDLCQTCRWAADCPDKRRCLHLKANFGAPVDAAYRRAPLTVLSGEQLARGGIVTWAPPPSTAAMLLDPHAANAQGVVSFIAHPLRVENRVLGLLAVFGARMFTPADFELCAVYAAAASAAIRVAELANRVQRTDAAVRDKSRELDQRARLLTAVLTHSTDRAIVIEDLDGNILAFNEGARRAYGYAPEEVVGRATADKLHPLEDWQSGQTAKIYQQALEQGAYTGELRRRHQDGHIFVERATLTALRDEDGDPAGFITVAPVASEAASEEISAAAAAETVLSALDDLAGVRRLEDFAPETLSQLCRLSGAVGAALLVLDGDTLAVRAVQGADAFAPDLSTRSFSPADAPELFRALEQGQVEPLGAAAAKMLVNPSEGGLVVPMLRQQVRAVAVVVAAPPQTAAPLLRLAKLSAAFLKWQLLSEQFEAREQALSAAEATQNDRYTRLVQDYEQLAQAQQSAVERIAELEVQAQGLHAALQEAAAARQTAEAQAAQLQEKLAALESEYARLTELYRHLESAAEQARQATQEALARCEALSQEQATALRERDLFRARVELLETDLRQTRQRADRSAHQHAETLVRVHELEGELETARQARYAAEQALTELEQQTEASQRQMLERIAQLETLLAEAERAQAAQAAEAEQLAAQLAALREEAAAAQQSRLDAQHHAEALRQDLEATQQMLADAIARSQAAERTATELEERTATLLSEVIASHEEQARLIKDSEAMEMALKAAQTEADRQAQAVSLLESHIDALERSLATSEVARAALMQRMEALLAERADWRKTIDHLEARLAESRRASPSTEQEASPPAMPSSPEEQVARLRASLAQREAENATLRQRLALLQSTYRETVAVLQSRLDDFTKLNAISGAHRKLEDVLFGAPAPAALSHTPAVVVACDDERLCSTLTTCCQEAGYQTSAASDGDATLAALMLDPPYAIILAGTPTHIGDTYRRVRRNPDWRALPIVVIAPESFTGVAASPATAILAQRAVSPAALKQALQTWSPA
- a CDS encoding HIT domain-containing protein; the protein is MDVLWSPWRYRYIAGLERQDGESSTACPFCRISTETRDEENFVLYRGRYNFVILNIHPYINGHTMIVPYAHVGKLTGLAPEVGYEMFDLTRRLTEIFTQEYRAMGCNIGMNLGQAAGAGIADHLHMHVMPRWFGDVNFMTTIGETRVLPEELPTTYARLRPYFERLARSEPSPA
- a CDS encoding integration host factor subunit beta produces the protein MTKAELVEEVARAADLTKKDAEVVVDEVFAAIIESLNRGEKIELRGFGSFRIRQRNSRRGRNPKTGDAVDIPAKAVPYFKPGKELRELINQAPLPSEA
- a CDS encoding ATP-binding cassette domain-containing protein, yielding MTPANRPLLQVERLAKHFPVSGGLVKAVDDVSFVLQPGETFGLVGESGCGKTTVGRAVLRLIEPSSGSVVFQGHDLLRLTTLELRRMRRDMQIIFQDPYASLNPRMRVGDAIAEPLIIHGVGNPQSRRERVAELLRLVGLDPDYANRYPHEFSGGQRQRIGIARALALEPKFIVADEPVSALDVSVQAQVINLLADLREQFGLTYLFISHGLAVVEHFCTQVGVMYLGKLVEIAPSRRLFAQPRHPYTQALLESIPIPDPTRRKVRAPLAGDIPSPLSPPSGCRFHPRCPIAVEECRHAVPPLRDLGDGHQVACWLAA
- a CDS encoding putative molybdenum carrier protein; the protein is MTTASPLFPVSSSLVSPLVIVSGGQTGVDRAALDAARQVGLACTGWCPKGRWAEDGPLPLEYPLIETPEADPEQRTEWNVRDSHATLIIVEDELCGGTYFTLQCALRLRRPCALITLQLRDAPRLAFEWIHRVRPLRLNIAGPRESEHPGIYARSYALLTQVLSSAKVSLLASP